The genomic region GTATTACAGAAAAGACTTATTACAAAAATATGGGTATGATGTTCCACAAACATGGGAAGAATTGAAAAAAGTTGCTGCAGATATTGCATCAAAAGAAAAAATAAACGGTATGTTATTCCAATTAAACCAATATGAAGGTTTAGTTTGTGACGTTGCAGAATTTGTACATTCATACGGCGCAGATTTCTTAGATGCAAATGGAAAAGTTATAATTGGAGATCCAGATAATCACGCAAGATTAGTAAAAGCATTAACAATGTTAAAGAGCTTCATTGACGACGGCGTTGCTCCAAAAGGTGTTTTAACCTACATGGAAGAAGAAACAAGAAGACCTTTCCAAAATGGTGAATCAGTATTCTTAAGAAACTGGCCATATGTTTGGTCATTGGCTAATGATCCAAAACAATCAAAAATTGCTGGTAAAATTGGTGTTGCTCCATTACCAATGGGTGACATTGAAGGTGGAAGACATTCAGCTACATTGGGTGGATGGATGTTAGCAATTAACAAATATTCTTCAGCTGCAGAAAAAGATGCTGCAAAGAAATTCATAAAATTCTTAACATCTTATGATCAACAATTATACAAAGCAATGAATGCTGGGCAAAACCCAACAAGAAAAGCTGTTTATTCAGATCCAAAATTAAAAGAAGCTGCTCCATTTATGGTTGAACTTTACAATGTATTTATCAATGCAGAACCAAGACCAATTACACCATTATACACAGAAGTTTCAGATGCTATTCAAAGACATATTCACGATTTCTTATTGGGTAAAGTTGATGTAGAAAAGGCTTTAAAAGACTTAGAATCTGAATTAAAGATGATCACAGGTCAATAATTTTTCCTAAAATAAAAGCCGGGGGTAACCCCGGCTTTAAAAATAGGAGGGTGGAAATCTTGAGTACTAAAATCAAAATAAACTATAAAAAGAAAGACATATGGTTAGGATTTTGGTTAATTGTTCCTGCTATGTTAGCTATCTTCATCACAGCATTCTTCCCATTAATAAAAACATTTTGGGATAGCTTTTTTTCCTTCGGTTTAAGACCTGGAATTCCTAAAAGGTTTATAGGTTTTGATAATTATATTAGATTATTTCATGACACAAGGTTTATGACAAGTTTATGGAATACCTTAATATTTACGCTTATTTCAGTAACTTTAGAATTTATTCTCGGATTGGCTACCGCTTTGATTTTAAATGCCAAATTTGCCTTAAGAGGTGTTGTAAGAGCTGCTATCCTTATTCCTTGGGCTGTTCCTACATCTGTTTCTTCACAAATGTGGAAATGGATGTATAATGATCAATATGGAATTGTAGCTCAAATATTATATAAATTAGGTTGGCTGGCCCCAGGAACACCTATATTAAGTGAAAAATGGTCTTCTATGGTTGCGATTATCGCTGTAGATGTATGGAAAACAGCTCCATTTATGGCTTTATTATTGCTTGCAGGATTGCAAACAATTCCTTCAGAATTATATGAGGCAGCAAGAATTGATGGCGCTTCTGGATGGAAGCAATTTACAAAAATAACTTTACCTATATTAAGTCCAACAATAGCTGTTGCTTTGATTTTCAGAACATTAGATGCTTTAAGAGTATTTGATATTTTCTATATCATGAATAAGTCTGTTGAAACAATGGCTGTTTATAATAGGCATATTTTAATGGATAGAGCATTTACTGGTGCATGGTTTGGTTATGGTTCAGCAATTTCTGTTGTTATATTCCTTATAATTAGTATCTTCGCAATAATTTACATGAGATCATTAAACTTAAAGTTTGAATGATCAAAAGGAGGCTTAAACATGACTTTTATTAAATCCTACAAAACAAAGAAAAAAATTGGAACTACTTTATTATATATATTAGTCGTCATTATGCTTATATTTTATATATTCCCATTTTATTATGCTATTACTTCATCGATAACACCTAATTCGGAACTGTTTTCAAAAACTATAAAATTATTCCCAAAACATCCTACTTTTAAAAATTATATACTGGTATTTACCGAAAGGCCATTTTATAAAAATATAATTAATTCTATTATCGTAGCAGGAACAACAACGATATTATCATTAATATTTGGTTCTTTTGCAGGATATGCCGTTGCAAGATTAAAAATGCCTGGAAAAGTTGCTATAATGTCTTTAATTCTTGCTGTTAGTATGTTTCCGCAGGTATCTATTTTAGGTGCTTTATTCCAGATATTAAGAAATATGCGATTAATTAACACATATCCTGGTTTAATCATTCCATATATAGCTTTAAATTTGCCGTTAACAACCTGGATATTACATAATTTCTTTAAGGATATTCCTATTTCTATTGAAGAATCTGCTGCAATTGATGGTTGTTCAAAATTTATGACGTTATGGAGAATAATTATTCCATTATCTGCCCCAGGACTTGTAACAACAGGTCTTTTAACCTTTATAGCCGCATGGAATGAATTCTTATTTGCATTAACATTTATGCAATTACCAGAAAAATATACTGTCCCTGTAGCAATAGCTATGTTCTCTGGTAAAACATTCTATGAACTTCCATGGGGTCAATTAATGGCTGCTGCTGTTATAGTTACATTGCCACTTGTTATTCTGGTATTAATATTCCAGAAAAAAATAGTTGCAGGTTTAACCGCTGGTGCTGTAAAAGGCTGATAATAAAATCCCCCTTTTAAAGGGGGATTTATAATTCAGAAATAGATCCCATTTTTCTAATGGAAGATTGTCTTCTAAAAATTATCCTGTATATTGCAGACTGCAATCTTTCTGGCAATTCAAAAAATTTAGCTTCATATTCATTATGATACAAAAGTTTTTTCTTTGAAATCAATGATGCTGGAATAAATAATTTTTCTCCAAATTCTTCTATATATATCATAATCACATCATCTTGTTTAAAAACATCATCCTCTTGAAGTATAGAAAAAATCATCCCTTCTGCCCCAAAAACCTTACATCTTGCTGGCTTCATTTTCGACTTCAAAACATTCCATATAACTGGGGTGAGTTTTTCTTTTAATAATGGTGTAATTTCATTTTTATGACCAATTAAAAATTCAAAATTCCAAAAAACTTTTAATTTTGATTTTTTTGTTTCTCTTTTTTCAATAATTTTTATAATATATCCATAAGGATTTTTTAATATTACCTGAGCTTTTGCTATCAATGGAAAATCCTTTGTTGTTATTTTTACTTTTAATATCGACCCTATATTAATTTGATCCATCGTTCTTACATTTACATATAACATATCTCCCAACACTTTTTCCACAATTCCTGTTAATTCAATTAACTCTTCTCCCAAGCCTTCATATCTTAAATTAATTGTTTTTGATTTTAATGCTAATCCTGAAAATTTCCCATTATCAAATTCTGTATAATAAATCTTTAATGCTTCAATAGCAGCATTAACAACATTCTTATCATATAATTTTCCAGCATTTTTTTCCAGATATTTTATTATATTCTCTGTTTCCTGATTTCCTGAAAGGACTATATTCTCATCAATATAATTTGCAACTATTAAAATATTATCTTCTATAGATAAATCTTTTTTCTTAAAATATCCCGTTCCTGCCATGTTTTCATGATGATTTAATGCCAAATCTACATATGGTTTCATTAAAACATTTCCAAAAAACATTTCCTCAAGCCTTTTTAAATGCATACTTATCATATGATCCTTTTCTCTACCATTTTGTATATCAAATATTTCCTCAAGAGCTTTTTCAGAAAACCATATATATCCTATATCATGAATAAACGATGCTATCTGCAATCTATACAAGCTCTCTTCATCTAACCCTAATAAACTTCCCATAATATTTGTTAAATCTGAAACTCTTAAAGAATGCTCATATAAAACCTCAGAATGATTTTGAAGGAGTGTCAAATAATTTTTCACAAAAGCGTTTATGGAATATTTTGAATATTTATTAAAATAAACTGCATCAATATTCTTTTCAAATATAGAAATAAATCTTGAGAACACATCTCTATTATCAAATACTATCTCATCCTTAGAAATCAAATAAAAAAAACCATAATTTTTTTCCTTTTCTGGCAATAATATTGTTTTTATAATAAAATTATCAAATCTATTATTTATCAAAAACGAAAACTCATTTGAAAATGTTACTTTAAATTGAGATTCTCTTTTTTCTTCAAAAACATCATACATTTTTTGTGGAACTTCAAATACAACATCTTCAGAATATTCAAAATATTCTTTATTTAAATTATCAAAAGTAAATATATTTAGAAAGCTTGTGCCTTCTAAATTCACTGCAAGTCCTATAAACAATTCTTTATTTTGAAATAATGTTCTCGAAAATATATTGATAGCTCTTTTTATAATTTCAAGATTAAATATTTTAATCACCTCAATCAATCTGATTTTGAAGGTATTTGAAGCACAAATTCTGTTCCATTTTCATTGGATGAATAATAAAATTCAATATGATAATTGCTTAACATCGTTGATGAAATTTTTAATGAGTTTTTTAAATCCTTATTATTCATTTCTGATCGTATAATATTGGTTTCAATTCTTAATATATAAAAACCTTTTTCCTTAATTAAATATACATCAAATCTTTTATTATTGGTATATTTTAAAATAGAGACAATAATATTTAATATTATATTATATAATATATTTCTTGATGCAAATATTAAAGCTTTTACTTCTATATGATTAAAAAATTTAATGTCTGGATTTAAGAATACTATTTTTTTCTCAATTTCTTTTATAATGTCATTTATAGAAACCAATTCAATACTTTCATCGTTATAAAAATTAGATTTATACTTAATTATAGCTTCTTTGATTCTATTTATAGATTTCTTAAGTTCATTGGCTATTTTCGGATGTTGTGATTCAAAAAAGAACATTATTAAATTTAATCCTGTTAAAGCACTATTGATTTCTTGTATTAAATCCCAGGATATAAAATTCATTAAAAGTGTTTCTTTAGCTAATTCAGAATAATTTTCCAGAATTTTATTCAATTCTTCTGAGTGTTTAATGATTACAATTTTCATAAAAAAATCTTTTATTTTCTCGACAATCTCTTCATCTGTATTATAGTCTATATATATTTTATAATATTTATCTTTAATTCTCAGACTATTTTTTCCAGGAGTATCTGAAGAAATGAGTTTTACATCTACACCAAATTTGTTTTTAACAGTTTTTATTACACTATTCATAAATTCTATTGCTGTATTTGTTTTAGAATATATATCAACAATTAATTCAAAAATATATGCATAATTTTTAAATCGCTCTCTTTCACTATGTATTTCCTCAAGTAAAATTATATTATATATTGCTGGTAAAATATATGCTTTAATTTTAAAAAGAAAATCTAAATCTGTTTCACAAAATTTTTTATCCTTTCTGTTTAAATTCATAATCCCTATTAATCTATCTTTGAAATACATGGGAAAAATAATTGATGAAATAACATCATTTTTTTTCTTTTTTATATTATATTTTTCAAGATCTTCATTATTAATTATTATTGGCTTTTTCTCTTTTAAGAACATTTGATCTATTTTACCTGGAGATATATTATCAATGTCAATATTTAAGTTTTTTTCTATTTTGAATATAATGTTATTATTTTCATCGAAAACAATCAAAGAGCCCGAGTAAACATTCAGATTTTTTATAATATCATTAAAAATGTTGTTTATATATTCATTAAATTCATTAAAAGATAATGTAGATATAAAATTCATATTTAACACCTCATAATAATCCCAAAGTCTTTTTCCACCTTTTTACTCTTTCAACATTCTCTTTTACTAATTCTATTATATTTTCTGGTTCAAATGGTTTTTCAATAAAATCTGTAGCTCCAAGTGTCAATGCATGTAAAACATAATCTGGACTTGAATAAGCCGTCATCATAATAATTATTGTTAACGGAGAAATCTTTTTTGTTTTTCTTAATACCTCTATGCCATCTAAATCTTCCATTATAATATCAAGCAAAATTACATCATATTCTGTATTTTTTATTAATTCTATAGCCTTATTTCCTCCTTCTGCTACATCAACTCGAAAATTTTCACTTTCTAAAACTTTTTTAAGAACATTTCTAATTACACTGTCATCATCAACAATCAATATCTTCCCCATAATTATACCTCCTCTAAAAACTTATTTATTTTTAAAAATTTTATGAATTCATCTGCCAGATATGGGTCAAATTGTTTTCCTTTATTTTTAATAATTTCTCTTATTGCATCATTAATAGATAATGAGTTTCTATAAGGCCTTGCTGTTGTCATAGCATCAAAAGCATCAACCACTGTAATTATTCTTGATTCAAATGGTATTTCCTCTCCAATTAGTCCATCAGGATATCCATTTCCATCATATCTTTCATGATGATGTCTTATTATTTTTCCTATTTTTTCAAATCCTTCAAATGTTTTGACCAATTCCTCTCCTCTAACAGGATGTTCCTTAATTTTTTCAAGCTCTTCACAAGTTAATTTTTCTTTCTTTAATAATATACTTTGAGGTATTGAAAGCT from Marinitoga aeolica harbors:
- a CDS encoding ABC transporter substrate-binding protein, with the protein product MKKLLVLSLVVLMAVMGMSVKITMAAGAVGKELEVLMNQIKMFNKIYPDIEVQLLPMPNSSTARHDLYVTYLGAMTPDPDILMIDVIWPAEFAPFVEDLTNDYKYFELDKFLPGTVKSGTVQGRIVAIPWFTDAGLLYYRKDLLQKYGYDVPQTWEELKKVAADIASKEKINGMLFQLNQYEGLVCDVAEFVHSYGADFLDANGKVIIGDPDNHARLVKALTMLKSFIDDGVAPKGVLTYMEEETRRPFQNGESVFLRNWPYVWSLANDPKQSKIAGKIGVAPLPMGDIEGGRHSATLGGWMLAINKYSSAAEKDAAKKFIKFLTSYDQQLYKAMNAGQNPTRKAVYSDPKLKEAAPFMVELYNVFINAEPRPITPLYTEVSDAIQRHIHDFLLGKVDVEKALKDLESELKMITGQ
- a CDS encoding carbohydrate ABC transporter permease, yielding MLAIFITAFFPLIKTFWDSFFSFGLRPGIPKRFIGFDNYIRLFHDTRFMTSLWNTLIFTLISVTLEFILGLATALILNAKFALRGVVRAAILIPWAVPTSVSSQMWKWMYNDQYGIVAQILYKLGWLAPGTPILSEKWSSMVAIIAVDVWKTAPFMALLLLAGLQTIPSELYEAARIDGASGWKQFTKITLPILSPTIAVALIFRTLDALRVFDIFYIMNKSVETMAVYNRHILMDRAFTGAWFGYGSAISVVIFLIISIFAIIYMRSLNLKFE
- a CDS encoding carbohydrate ABC transporter permease, encoding MTFIKSYKTKKKIGTTLLYILVVIMLIFYIFPFYYAITSSITPNSELFSKTIKLFPKHPTFKNYILVFTERPFYKNIINSIIVAGTTTILSLIFGSFAGYAVARLKMPGKVAIMSLILAVSMFPQVSILGALFQILRNMRLINTYPGLIIPYIALNLPLTTWILHNFFKDIPISIEESAAIDGCSKFMTLWRIIIPLSAPGLVTTGLLTFIAAWNEFLFALTFMQLPEKYTVPVAIAMFSGKTFYELPWGQLMAAAVIVTLPLVILVLIFQKKIVAGLTAGAVKG
- a CDS encoding HD-GYP domain-containing protein, with product MIKIFNLEIIKRAINIFSRTLFQNKELFIGLAVNLEGTSFLNIFTFDNLNKEYFEYSEDVVFEVPQKMYDVFEEKRESQFKVTFSNEFSFLINNRFDNFIIKTILLPEKEKNYGFFYLISKDEIVFDNRDVFSRFISIFEKNIDAVYFNKYSKYSINAFVKNYLTLLQNHSEVLYEHSLRVSDLTNIMGSLLGLDEESLYRLQIASFIHDIGYIWFSEKALEEIFDIQNGREKDHMISMHLKRLEEMFFGNVLMKPYVDLALNHHENMAGTGYFKKKDLSIEDNILIVANYIDENIVLSGNQETENIIKYLEKNAGKLYDKNVVNAAIEALKIYYTEFDNGKFSGLALKSKTINLRYEGLGEELIELTGIVEKVLGDMLYVNVRTMDQINIGSILKVKITTKDFPLIAKAQVILKNPYGYIIKIIEKRETKKSKLKVFWNFEFLIGHKNEITPLLKEKLTPVIWNVLKSKMKPARCKVFGAEGMIFSILQEDDVFKQDDVIMIYIEEFGEKLFIPASLISKKKLLYHNEYEAKFFELPERLQSAIYRIIFRRQSSIRKMGSISEL
- a CDS encoding GAF domain-containing protein; this translates as MNFISTLSFNEFNEYINNIFNDIIKNLNVYSGSLIVFDENNNIIFKIEKNLNIDIDNISPGKIDQMFLKEKKPIIINNEDLEKYNIKKKKNDVISSIIFPMYFKDRLIGIMNLNRKDKKFCETDLDFLFKIKAYILPAIYNIILLEEIHSERERFKNYAYIFELIVDIYSKTNTAIEFMNSVIKTVKNKFGVDVKLISSDTPGKNSLRIKDKYYKIYIDYNTDEEIVEKIKDFFMKIVIIKHSEELNKILENYSELAKETLLMNFISWDLIQEINSALTGLNLIMFFFESQHPKIANELKKSINRIKEAIIKYKSNFYNDESIELVSINDIIKEIEKKIVFLNPDIKFFNHIEVKALIFASRNILYNIILNIIVSILKYTNNKRFDVYLIKEKGFYILRIETNIIRSEMNNKDLKNSLKISSTMLSNYHIEFYYSSNENGTEFVLQIPSKSD
- a CDS encoding response regulator codes for the protein MGKILIVDDDSVIRNVLKKVLESENFRVDVAEGGNKAIELIKNTEYDVILLDIIMEDLDGIEVLRKTKKISPLTIIIMMTAYSSPDYVLHALTLGATDFIEKPFEPENIIELVKENVERVKRWKKTLGLL